The genomic interval GTCCTAATCTCTGCCATGCGAGATCAACACCGACCCAAACAAGACCTGATCAATGAGGTCGCGGCCCTGCGAAAACAGGTGACCGATCTCAAGGACGCCATGACAGCGCGACGGCGCGTGGAAGACGCGCTGCGCCAGACGGAGGAGCAGCTGCACGCATTGGCGGACGGCGCGCCGGTCGGCCTCTGTCTCTTCCGCACGGACGGGACGCCGCTGGTGGCCAATCGGCCCTTCGCCCGTCTGCTGGGGTATGAATCTCCAGCCGAGCTGCTGCGGATGGCCATGGTGCTCGGCGTCTTCGCCGATCGGGAGGAGCAGGTGCGGGTCCTGGGGCTGGTCGTGCTCGGACAGGAGCAGGTGTCCGGTGCGGTCTTCCGGCGGAGAGATGGCAGCCGGCACCCCTACGGTGTGATCGGCGCCGAGACGGAAGGGAGCGCAATCGTGCTCGCCATCCTCGAGCGGCAGCCCCAGCCGTGGCGAGCGCCTCCTCTGGCAGCGTTGAGCGGGGCCTGGTCCGCCGGCAGCCATCCGGGGTAGGCCGAGACTATCTTAGGGGTCGCCTTGAGGAGACCCGATACTGTTCGCCGCTCGAATTATCCTGCTCGCCAGGCTCGCGTGTATTCTGGGCTCTCTCGCTGCGTGCGGCGGAGGAGCAGTGCGGGCGGGCGCCCCACCGGCTTCGCCGACGGCCGCTCCAGCCGCGGGGGGAGTGCCCGACACGGCGGGAGCCACCCGCATCCGGTTCGCCCGGGGCACCACCTCGGGAATCCTGAACGACAGTCTCGGTGCCGGCCAGACCAAACGTTATCTGATCGAGGCGTTTCAGGGGCAGGTGATGCTGGCCCACGGCATCGTCTGGCCTGCGCCGGGCAGCAAGGCCACGCCCCCCGAGGCGTCGGTGCAGGTCCAACAGGTAGCCACCGGTCGCGAGCTCGCCGCCGGGGGAGGACCGGGGCCGCTCTGGTTCGGACGGCTGCCGAACTCGGGCGAATATCTCGTCCGGGTGACGGTGGTGGCGGCGACGGCCTACACAATGGCCGTCCAGATTCCCCGTCGTGTCCTTCTGCAGGACGATCGGCCCGCCACCTTCTCCGGAGTGGCGCCCTCCCGCGCGCCGATCGATTACCTCGTCCGCGGCGAGTCGGGCCGTACGCTCGAAGTCGGCCTGCAGGAATCCCGGCCCGCCACCTCTCTGCACATTTATGGGTTGGATGACGGCGTCCAGCTGGCTCCGCTGCCGGAGCGGCTCCGTTTCTACGGCGGGCGGCTCGAGACCACCGAGGACTACATCGTCAGCGTGGTACCGTCGGAGCCCGCTGCGGCCTATCAGGTCACCATCACGCTCAAATGAATCAGGCGCTTACCCTACCGTGTTCCCACCCAGGATCGGCAGGACCTCACCGGTGATGTAGCTGGAACAGGAAGGCGCGGCCAGGAACACGAAGGCCGGCGCGATCTCCTCCGGCTGGGCCGGCCGCTTCATCGGCACATCGGCGCCGAACTGGGCGACCTTCTCGCCTTTCTGGTCCGCCGGGTTGAGCGGGGTCCAGACCGGGCCCGGCGCTACACAGTTCACCCGGATCCCGCGCTCGACCAGATTCTGCGCCAATGATTTGGTGAAGGCGTGAATGGCGCCCTTGGTGGCCGAATAGTCGAGCAGGTGCTTGCTGCCCTCGATACCGGTGACCGATCCGGTGTTCAGGATGGCACTCCCCTCGTCCAGATGGGGCAGCGCCGCGCGGGCCATGTGGAAATAGCCGTAGATGTTGGTCTTGAAGGTCCGGTCGAGCTGCTCCTCCGAGATGTCCTCGATCGACTCGGCGTGCTGCTGGAATGCCGCATTGTTCACCAGGACGTCGAGCTGGCCAAACTCCCGGACCGTCGCCTCCACCGCCTCCTGGCAGAACTCGGGGTCGATCACGTCGCCAGGGATGAGCAGCGCCCGCCGGCCTTCGGCCTCGACCGCCTTACGCGTCTCCTCCGCGTCCTCCTCTTCGCTCAGGTAGACGATCGCCACTTCGGCACCCTCGCGGGCGTAGAGCACCGCCACCGCCCGTCCGATGCCGGAATCGCCGCCGGTGACGAGCGCGACCTTGCCCTCGAGCTTGCCCGAACCGCGGTACCCCGGGGCCAGGTACTGGGGACGCGGCTCCAGCTCCGCCTCGGTTCCGGGCTTGGGCTGATGCTGCTTGGGGAGTGGTGGCGCTGGATGGCGGCGGGCGCCGGCCTGGACCGCGCCGCCTTTCTTCTGACTGGATTGCTGGCCGCGTCGCTGCTTGGATTCGGCTTCGCGCTGCAGCTCGCGATTGGACTCTGCCGTGGCGCGGCCGCCGGCTGCGCCTCCACTCTTCTTCCTGCCGGACCAGCGTCCGGCGTTCTTCTTGACTGCCACGGTCCGCCTCCTGTGAAGTTCATCGATCACCCGACGCGTGATGGGTGATCATGCGGCGAACTTCGTCGCGGACGATGTGACAGCGCTCACCCCCCGGCGCCGGTCTAATGCTCCCCTATATGACAACATGGCGACAGGCTCTCATGCCCGTCGCCATGCCGCCTTCGGTATCGTTGACCGCTACCGCTGGTGCCCCTACGGCAGGTTCACTCGCCCACCTTGATCCGCTCCACCCGGCGGCTCTGGATCCGGGCATTGTAGACCATGAGACTCACGATGCTGCCCGGCTTCTGCGCCGCGAGCACCTTCCGGAGGTCCGCCGGCGTCTTCACCGGCGTTCCCTCGACCGAGAGAATCACGTCCGGCCCGCCGTGGTCCGCGTCCACCAGCTCACCATACGAGGGGCCGCCGGCCACGACGTCGGTGACGACGACGCCACGCTGGTCGGCCCGAAGGTGGAGCTGCTGTATGTCGTCCTCATCCAGCGGAGCGACGGTGATGCCGAGCTTACCGAAGGACTTCGCGCCCTCGGCGGCGGCGGTGGCGCTGTCGGCGTCCTCGCCATCGTTCGAAGCCACCTGCTTGGGCGAAGAGAACGCCTGAAGCCGAACATCGAACATCTTGCGGACGCCGCCCTTTCGCGCGACCTCCACCTTGGCAACGTCGCCCGGGCTCCGGAACGCGATCTTCTGCTGGAGCTGACCGACGTACTCGACCGGCTTGCCGTCGATGGAGACGATGATGTCACCGGGCTGGAGTCCGGCCCGCTTGGCGGGAGAATCCTCACCAGTGTAGTCCTGCACCACCACGCCCCGGATGTCGGGCAAGCCGACGTAGGCGGCGTCGTTGGGGGACACGTTGCGCACGCTCACGCCCAGCGCCGCCCGTTCGACCCGGCCGTGCCGGATGATCTGGTCCATCACATTGCGGGCGAGATCGATCGGAATGGCGAAGCCGTACCCCGAGTAGAAACCTGTCTGGCTCGCGATGGCGGAGTTCACCCCGATGACCTGGCCCCGCACGCTCACCAGCGGGCCACCGGAATTACCGGGGTTGATCGCCGCGTCGGTCTGGATGAAATCCTGAATGCTCCGCTCGCTCGCGTTGGGCAATGCCAGGGTACGGCCCTTGGCGCTGATGATACCGGAGGTGACGGTGAAAGTGAGGTTGTCGCCGAGGGGGTTCCCCACCGCGAGAACCCACTCGCCGACCCGGGCGGCGTCGCTCTCGCCCAGCGGGGCGGGGGTCAGGTTGTCGGCGTCGATCTTGACTACGGCCAGATCGGTATTGGGATCGGTGCCGATGACCTTCGCCTTGAACTCCCGCCGGTCGAGCAGCCGTACGGTGACCTGATCGGAGCCGGCCACCACGTGATCGTTGGTGAGGATGTAGCCGTCCCGGCTGACGATGAAGCCCGAGCCGGCGCTCTCCTGGAACTGCGGGCCCTGCGGCATACGGGGGAAGAACTGCTCGAAGCCGGGGGGCAACTCCAGCTGGGGCCCATCGGGCGTCGTGGCCTTCTTGCCCGACTTGATGAACACCACGCTCGGCTTCACGTGTTCGGCCACGGAGGCGAAGGCCTCGCTCAGGTCGTTGAGTGCGGCAGCGCCCGGCGGCAGTGGCGTGGGGGTGGCCACCCCGGTGCTGGACCTGGCCGCCGGCTGCTGGGCGGAGGAGAAGTGGGGCAGGTGAAGCATGCCCGCAAACAGCAGGCCTCCCAGAAATGCCGCCGCGATGCCGCCGGTCCGGCGTGTCCATCCTTCGTTCATACGCTCTCTTCCTCGAGCTGAGATCCGATACACGGGGGCCTCAGGGGGCCCGGACCCTTGGTTGATGCTCGATCCAGGGGATGCGTCGCAGTTCAGCCGGGTCGCTCGGTTGCCGGTCGAGCCCCCGCGCCTGGCAGCGGGCGCTTCCGGCCGCCGACGGCTTCCCCGTCGAGCAGGGCGCGCTCGTCGGTATAGGGATACACCGTCGGAGCCCGGTTCACCATGAGTCCGCCGGTATCGGCCGTCGGGCCATAGGTGCTGTAGACCTCCCGGCCGAGCTGGCGCAGCAGGATCGTCTGCTGCCCGCGGTGATGCGCCGTATGGGCGATCCGCCGGACCAGGACCCAGGCGCGGGAGCGGACCACCTCGAAGAAGGCGACCGGCGTCTCCCACCAGGACTCCTCCTGCCTCCGCAGGACCTCCAGCCGATGGGCCGAATCCTCGGCGTAGCGCCGGAGGAACTCGAGCCGGAGCTCTGTGGCCGGGAGCGGGGCCGCCGCGACGTCCACCCCCAGCATGTCGCGAAACCAGAGGTTCTCGCTCACGCACTGGTGTACCATCTGCTCCCGCACACTGCGGCCGCGTGGATCGGTCGGGTGCGGGCGCACCGGCAGATCACTGTCCTGGAAGGAGCTCCAGACCGTGAGCACCTTGATCCGTTCGGTGGCGTAGGTCTCGGTCAGAAAGTCGTAACGCATCGCTGTCTCGAAGCCGAGTGTCGTGGTTCCCCGGGTGCCAGGCAGCAACACCCGAAACCGAACCTTGCCTCCATCCCGTAGTCAGGGCATCATCCGGCCCGCGGGCCGACCCGATGCCCGACCCCCGACTCGCCGGAGACCGCCTGATGGCTCGTTTGGCAGCTTCCCGTCCGTGGCCCCTGTCAGTCCTCGTCCTGCTTTCCGCTCTCTCCGCCTGCAGCAGCGGGCGATCGGCACCCGTCTCGCCGGCCCCGGCGCCCGCGAGGGCCGGGGCCCCTGCCGCGAGTGCCCGCGCCATGCCGGTGCCCGTCCTGGAGTCGTTCGAGCAGGCCGTGGCGCGGGAAACCCGCACCCGGACGGGTGTGCCGGGGCCGCGGTACTGGCAGCAGTGGGCCGACTACAAGCTCGAAGCCGAGCTCAACCCGCTCTCCAAACGGTTGACCGGGAAGGGCACGATCACCTACCGCAACCGCTCGCCCGACACCCTCAGGGTGGTGTATATCCAGCTGCTCCAGAACATCTATGCCCCGGGCGCCCGCCACAACACCAATGTGCCCTGGTCCGTGGAGGGAATCGAGCTGGACCGGGTGGCGGCCCAGGGCAAGGACCTCACAGCCGCCGCGGGCGAGGGTCCCGGCTACGAGGTGAACGGCACCATCATGCGGCTGCGCCTGCCCCAGCCGATCCTGCCGGGCGGCAGCGCGGATTTCGCCTTTGCCTGGAAGCTTCGCATTCCCCCCGACGGCGCGCCGCGGGGAGGCCAGGATGGCGAAGTGTACTATATCAACTACTGGTATCCCCAGATGGCCGTCTATGACGACATCAACGGGTGGCAGATCGACCAGTACTTCGGCAACGCCGAGTTCTACATGGGCTACGGGAACTACGACGTGGCGCTCACGGTGCCGGCCGGTTGGCTGGTGGATGCGACCGGCACGCTGCAGAACTCCTCCGAAGTGCTGACGGCGCAGACCCGCGCCCGGCTGGACTCAGCCACGAGCGCCAAGGAGATCGTCCACGTGGTCACCGAGGCGGACCGGAAGCCGGGCACCTCCACCACCGGCGGGTCCGACGGAAAGCTCACCTGGCGCTTCCGCGCTCAGAACGTGCGCGATGTCGCCTGGGCCACCTCGGCCAAGTACCTGTGGGATGCCACCAACGCGGCGGTGGGCGACCGGGACGGGGATGGCCGGCCCGACACCGCCGCCATCTACTCTCTCTGGCGTCCCGAGGCGCGAACCAGCCACTGGGACCAGAGCGCGCGCTATTCGCGCCATTCGATCGAGTTCTTCTCCCACTACCTCTGGCCCTACCCCTATCCTCACATGACCGCGGTGGACGGACCCACCTCGTGCGGCGGGATGGAGTACCCCATGATGACCTGCATCGGAGGCCAGTGGGACACCCTGGGCCTCTACGAGGTCACCACCCACGAGATCGGCCACATGTGGTTTCCCATGATCGTGGGCTCCGACGAGAAGCGCTTCGCCTGGATGGACGAGGGGCTCACCCAGTTCGACCAATCCCAGTCGATGGCCGACTTCTTCAAGGGGTTCGACGACGAGGCCCGGAACCAGAAGGGCTACCTCGACCTGGTCGAGGCGGGCGGGGAGGTCGAGATGATGCACCACGGCGACCGCTTCCCCAACTACCCGGCGTACGGCGTGGCCGCCTACTACAAGCCGGCCAGCGTGCTGGTGGCGCTTCGTGGGGTGCTCGGCCGTGAGACCTTTCACAAGGCATATACCGAGTACATCCGCCGCTGGCAGTACAAGCATCCCTCGCCCTACGATTTCTTCGACACCTTCGACAACGTGTCCGGCCAGGACCTCTCCTGGTTCTGGCGGACCTGGTTCTTCGAGACCTGGAAGTTGGACCAGGCCATCGACACCGTGACCACGGTGGGCGACTCGCTCGAGATCGGGCTGCAGAACCGGGGTCGGGCACCGATGCCGGTCAAGCTGGTCGTCACTCGGACCAGCGGCCACGCCGACACCCTCACCGTCCCGGTGACGGTCTGGCTGGGGGGCGCCAAGCGCACCACGGTCAGGGTTGCCAAGGCGCCGCCGGTCAAGAGCATCGAGATCGACCCCGGCCGGGAGTTCCCCGACGTCGACCGGGACAACCAGCGCTGGCCAAGGTGACATAAAAGGGGGCCGGCAGACCAGGGCCCCGACTAGATTTCAGGGATGCCCCGGCTCCTGATCGTCGCCAACCGGCTGCCCATCACCGTCAGCACCGCTGCTGGGGTGGTTGAGGTGCAGCGAAGCACCGGAGGGCTCGCCACCGGACTGGCCGTTCCCCACGAGCAGTCGGGCGGGCTCTGGATCGGCTGGTCCGGCGCGCCGGAAGGCCTTCCTCCGGAGCAGCAGGCCAAGCTGAACGAGCAGCTCGCCGCCATGCGCCTGGTGCCGGTTCCGCTCACCGCTGACCAGGTAACTCGTTACTACGAACGCTTCTCCAACGGCGTGCTGTGGCCGTTGTTCCACTATCTGCTGGACCAGATCCCCCTCCACGTGGGCGACTGGGAAAGCTACGTGGAGGTCAACGAGGCCTTCGCCGACGTCGTGGCTGGCCAGTATCAGCCGGGTGACCTGATCTGGATTCACGACTACCAGCTCCTGCTCCTGCCCGGGATGTTGCGCCGCCGGCTGCCAGAGGCGCGGATCGGGTTCTTCCTCCACATCCCGTTCCCGTCGGAAGAGCTTTTTCGGACCCTCCCCGCCCGTGACAAGCTGCTCGAGGGGATGCTCGGCGCCGACCTGGTCGGCTTTCACACCCCGGCCTACCTGCGTCACTTCGCCACCTCGTTGGTGGACATCCTGGGCCACTCGCTGGAGATCGACCGGGTCCAGTTGCCATCACGCGAGGTCCGCCTGGGCGTGTTCCCGATGGGAATCGACGCAGCCACGTTCCGGAGAATCGCGCGGGACCCGGCGGTGGACGGTGAGGCGAAGGCGATCCGGGGAGACGGAAGCGTCCGGATCCTGGTGGGGGTGGACCGGCTGGACTACACCAAGGGAATCCCCCGCCGGCTGATGGCCTACGAGCGGATGCTGCAGACCCATCCCGAGCTGCGGGAGCGGGTGCGTCTGGTCCAGGTGGCCGTCCCCTCGCGCACGGGAGTCGAGGCCTATCAGGATTTCCGCGCCCTGGTGGATGGCCTGGTGGGCCGGATCAATGGATCGTTCGGCACCCCGCGCTGGGTGCCGGTGCACTACATCTTCCGGGCGCTCTCCGAGCCCGACCTGGTGGCGCTCTATCGCGCGGCCGATGTCATGCTGGTGACCCCGCTGCGCGACGGGATGAACCTAGTGGCCAAGGAGTTCATCGCCTCTCGAACCGACGGCGAAGGGGTCCTGGTGCTGAGCGAGTTTGCCGGCGCGTCGTGGGAGCTCCCCGAGGCGGTACCGGTCAACCCCTACGACGTGGACGGCGCCGCCGAGGTCTTTTATCGGGCGCTCACGATGAGCGCGGATGAGCGCCGGGCCCGGCTGGCGCCGCTCCGGGCCCGGGTGGAAACCTTCGACGTCCATCGCTGGGTCACCTCGTTCCTCGAGACCCTGGCAGAGGTGCCGGGGCCGACCGGGCCGACCGTCGGAACACCGGTCCTTGGCGGGGCCGCCACGCGGAAGGCGGTCCTCCGGCGGCTGACCGAGACCGATTCCCTGCTGCTGCTGCTGGATTACGACGGAACGCTGGTGCCCTACGCCCCCACCCCGGAGCTCGCCCGGCCCGACGGCCGGCTGATCGAGCTGCTCCGCGCGCTGGCCAACCGGCCGGACACCGAGGTGCACCTGGTGAGCGGCCGGGCGCGGGAGTCGCTCCAGCATTGGCTCGGCGGGCTGCCGGTCTGGCTCCACGCGGAGCACGGGTTCTGGTCCCGCGACCCCGCCACCATGGAGTGGGTGGCGGCCGGGGAGGTGGGGGGAGCCTGGCGGGAGCCGGTGCTCGCGATTCTCCGCGACACGACGGCCCGGACGCCGGGCTCGCTCATCGAGGTCAAATCGGCCGCGCTGGCGTGGCACTATCGCTTGGCGGACCAGGAAACCGGCGCGCGGCGCGCCAACGAGCTCAGGCTTCACCTGAATCAGCTCCTCAGCAACCAGCCGGTGGAGATCCTGGCCGGTAACCGCGTCATCGAGATCCGGCCCCACGGCATCCACAAGGGCCGGATCGTGCCGCCGCTGCCACCCGATCGGCTGGCGACCACCGCGGTGGTGGCCATCGGCGACGATCGGACGGACGAGGATCTCTTCGGCGCGCTACCGCCGGAGGCCATCACCATCCGTACGGGCCCCGGCCTCACCCATGCCCGCTACCGCCTCGACGGGATCGAGGCGGTGCGAAGCCTGTTGCAAATGATCGTGGATGCGGGGGTCGGCGCGGACCTCCGGTAACCCCAGGAGCAGCGATGCGCCTCGAGACACTCGCCGTCCACGCCGGACAGGAGCCGGATCGGTCGACCGGCGCGGTCACCCCGCCGATTCACCTCTCCACCACCTTCGCCCGGCGCCCGGACGGCAGCCTGCCGGACCGGTTCCTCTACGCCCGGAGCGACAACCCGACCCGCCGCTCGCTGGAGACGGCGCTCGCCGCGCTGGAAGGCGGCGGCGTGGCGCTGGCGTTTGCCTCGGGCATGGCGGCCACCGCCGCGGTGTTCCAGGCGCTGGCACCGGGCGACCATGTGATCGCTCCCGCGGACGCGTACTACGGCACGGCCAAGTTCCTCCGCGAGGTGCTCGGGCCGTGGGGACTGGCCAGCAGCTTCGTCGACATGACCGACCTGTCCGCCGTCGAACGTGCGATCACCCCCCACACCCGGCTCATCTGGACCGAGACGCCCTCGAATCCCAGCCTCGCCGTCACCGACATCGCCCGGGTCTCGAAGCTGGCCCACGCCGCCGGTGCTCGATGCGTATGCGACAACACCTGGGCCACGCCGGTGCTGCAGCGCCCGCTCGCGCTGGGAGCCGACCTGGTCATGCACGCGACGACCAAGTACCTGGGCGGCCATGGCGACGTGACCGGCGGCGCCCTGGTGGCGCCGGGTGAGGACGAGCTGGTCGCGCGGCTCCGGACCATCCAGACCGTGGGTGGCGCGGTTCCCTCGCCGTTCGATTGCTGGCTGGTTCTCCGAGGGCTCCGAAGCCTCCCATACCGTATGAGGGGTCACTGCGAGAACGCCGGCGTCGTGGCCACGTTCCTGGCCCAGCACCCGCTGGTGGAGGTGGTGCACTATCCCGGGCTGGCCAGCGATCCGGGTCACGAGGTGGCCCGGTGCCAGATGGCGGGCTATGGAGGAATGGTGTCGTTCGAGATGCGCGGTGGGGCGGAGCCGGCGCTGGCGGTGGCCGGACGGGCCCGGCTCTTCATCCGGGCCACCAGCCTGGGGGGACCTGAGAGTCTGATCGAGCACCGCGCCTCGGTGGAGGGGCCGGACACTTGCTCTCCACCGGGCCTGCTCCGGCTCTCGGTCGGGCTGGAGCACCCGGACGACCTGGTCGCGGATCTCGACCAGGCGCTCGGGTGAGCCCCCTGCTACTTGTCGGTCAGGGCCTCGGGGGCGATCCGCCTGATGGCCCGGCGGGCCGCCGCGGCGATCTCGTCGTTGATCTCCTCGTCGACCATCGTCTTGAGCTTGGGCACGGCGGCCTTGGCCTTGGGTCCGATCTCGCCCAGGGCCACCGTGACGGGAAAGCGGACCGTGGGATCCGGGTCGTCAAGCGCCTCGATCAGCGCCGGAACCGCTGCGGCGGCCGCGGGACCCAGGCCTGAGATCTCATAGGCGGCGGCGTTCCTGGTCTGCGGGGCCGGGGCCTTGAGGTCGGCCACCCATTGGCTCAGCTTGCGGCCATCGGTGACGGGCTCCTTGTCGGCCGATTCAGTCTGGGCCGAGGCCACCGAGCTCAGCACCAACACCGCGGTGGCCAGCGACCCCAACGTGCGCTTCAGCATGCATCCTCCAGCGAGAATGTCCATCCGGGCGCCATCGCGCCCGATAGAAATATAGCCCCTGCGGGTCTCCACCTCTTCGATGGTACCACGGATGAATCCATTTCGAGTCACTCGCCACCTTGTCGCCGGTTCGATGCTCCTGCTAGGCACGGCTCCGGCGCCGGCCCTGGCGCAGACGCCATCCATCGCGGCGCGCTATCAGGCGATCGCCGACAGTCTGATCCACGCCGCCACCG from Gemmatimonadales bacterium carries:
- a CDS encoding bifunctional alpha,alpha-trehalose-phosphate synthase (UDP-forming)/trehalose-phosphatase, whose protein sequence is MPRLLIVANRLPITVSTAAGVVEVQRSTGGLATGLAVPHEQSGGLWIGWSGAPEGLPPEQQAKLNEQLAAMRLVPVPLTADQVTRYYERFSNGVLWPLFHYLLDQIPLHVGDWESYVEVNEAFADVVAGQYQPGDLIWIHDYQLLLLPGMLRRRLPEARIGFFLHIPFPSEELFRTLPARDKLLEGMLGADLVGFHTPAYLRHFATSLVDILGHSLEIDRVQLPSREVRLGVFPMGIDAATFRRIARDPAVDGEAKAIRGDGSVRILVGVDRLDYTKGIPRRLMAYERMLQTHPELRERVRLVQVAVPSRTGVEAYQDFRALVDGLVGRINGSFGTPRWVPVHYIFRALSEPDLVALYRAADVMLVTPLRDGMNLVAKEFIASRTDGEGVLVLSEFAGASWELPEAVPVNPYDVDGAAEVFYRALTMSADERRARLAPLRARVETFDVHRWVTSFLETLAEVPGPTGPTVGTPVLGGAATRKAVLRRLTETDSLLLLLDYDGTLVPYAPTPELARPDGRLIELLRALANRPDTEVHLVSGRARESLQHWLGGLPVWLHAEHGFWSRDPATMEWVAAGEVGGAWREPVLAILRDTTARTPGSLIEVKSAALAWHYRLADQETGARRANELRLHLNQLLSNQPVEILAGNRVIEIRPHGIHKGRIVPPLPPDRLATTAVVAIGDDRTDEDLFGALPPEAITIRTGPGLTHARYRLDGIEAVRSLLQMIVDAGVGADLR
- a CDS encoding aminotransferase class I/II-fold pyridoxal phosphate-dependent enzyme translates to MRLETLAVHAGQEPDRSTGAVTPPIHLSTTFARRPDGSLPDRFLYARSDNPTRRSLETALAALEGGGVALAFASGMAATAAVFQALAPGDHVIAPADAYYGTAKFLREVLGPWGLASSFVDMTDLSAVERAITPHTRLIWTETPSNPSLAVTDIARVSKLAHAAGARCVCDNTWATPVLQRPLALGADLVMHATTKYLGGHGDVTGGALVAPGEDELVARLRTIQTVGGAVPSPFDCWLVLRGLRSLPYRMRGHCENAGVVATFLAQHPLVEVVHYPGLASDPGHEVARCQMAGYGGMVSFEMRGGAEPALAVAGRARLFIRATSLGGPESLIEHRASVEGPDTCSPPGLLRLSVGLEHPDDLVADLDQALG
- a CDS encoding PAS domain-containing protein — protein: MTARRRVEDALRQTEEQLHALADGAPVGLCLFRTDGTPLVANRPFARLLGYESPAELLRMAMVLGVFADREEQVRVLGLVVLGQEQVSGAVFRRRDGSRHPYGVIGAETEGSAIVLAILERQPQPWRAPPLAALSGAWSAGSHPG
- a CDS encoding HEAT repeat domain-containing protein, which produces MLKRTLGSLATAVLVLSSVASAQTESADKEPVTDGRKLSQWVADLKAPAPQTRNAAAYEISGLGPAAAAAVPALIEALDDPDPTVRFPVTVALGEIGPKAKAAVPKLKTMVDEEINDEIAAAARRAIRRIAPEALTDK
- a CDS encoding Do family serine endopeptidase — protein: MNEGWTRRTGGIAAAFLGGLLFAGMLHLPHFSSAQQPAARSSTGVATPTPLPPGAAALNDLSEAFASVAEHVKPSVVFIKSGKKATTPDGPQLELPPGFEQFFPRMPQGPQFQESAGSGFIVSRDGYILTNDHVVAGSDQVTVRLLDRREFKAKVIGTDPNTDLAVVKIDADNLTPAPLGESDAARVGEWVLAVGNPLGDNLTFTVTSGIISAKGRTLALPNASERSIQDFIQTDAAINPGNSGGPLVSVRGQVIGVNSAIASQTGFYSGYGFAIPIDLARNVMDQIIRHGRVERAALGVSVRNVSPNDAAYVGLPDIRGVVVQDYTGEDSPAKRAGLQPGDIIVSIDGKPVEYVGQLQQKIAFRSPGDVAKVEVARKGGVRKMFDVRLQAFSSPKQVASNDGEDADSATAAAEGAKSFGKLGITVAPLDEDDIQQLHLRADQRGVVVTDVVAGGPSYGELVDADHGGPDVILSVEGTPVKTPADLRKVLAAQKPGSIVSLMVYNARIQSRRVERIKVGE
- a CDS encoding SDR family oxidoreductase — protein: MAVKKNAGRWSGRKKSGGAAGGRATAESNRELQREAESKQRRGQQSSQKKGGAVQAGARRHPAPPLPKQHQPKPGTEAELEPRPQYLAPGYRGSGKLEGKVALVTGGDSGIGRAVAVLYAREGAEVAIVYLSEEEDAEETRKAVEAEGRRALLIPGDVIDPEFCQEAVEATVREFGQLDVLVNNAAFQQHAESIEDISEEQLDRTFKTNIYGYFHMARAALPHLDEGSAILNTGSVTGIEGSKHLLDYSATKGAIHAFTKSLAQNLVERGIRVNCVAPGPVWTPLNPADQKGEKVAQFGADVPMKRPAQPEEIAPAFVFLAAPSCSSYITGEVLPILGGNTVG
- a CDS encoding DinB family protein produces the protein MRYDFLTETYATERIKVLTVWSSFQDSDLPVRPHPTDPRGRSVREQMVHQCVSENLWFRDMLGVDVAAAPLPATELRLEFLRRYAEDSAHRLEVLRRQEESWWETPVAFFEVVRSRAWVLVRRIAHTAHHRGQQTILLRQLGREVYSTYGPTADTGGLMVNRAPTVYPYTDERALLDGEAVGGRKRPLPGAGARPATERPG
- a CDS encoding M1 family metallopeptidase — encoded protein: MPVPVLESFEQAVARETRTRTGVPGPRYWQQWADYKLEAELNPLSKRLTGKGTITYRNRSPDTLRVVYIQLLQNIYAPGARHNTNVPWSVEGIELDRVAAQGKDLTAAAGEGPGYEVNGTIMRLRLPQPILPGGSADFAFAWKLRIPPDGAPRGGQDGEVYYINYWYPQMAVYDDINGWQIDQYFGNAEFYMGYGNYDVALTVPAGWLVDATGTLQNSSEVLTAQTRARLDSATSAKEIVHVVTEADRKPGTSTTGGSDGKLTWRFRAQNVRDVAWATSAKYLWDATNAAVGDRDGDGRPDTAAIYSLWRPEARTSHWDQSARYSRHSIEFFSHYLWPYPYPHMTAVDGPTSCGGMEYPMMTCIGGQWDTLGLYEVTTHEIGHMWFPMIVGSDEKRFAWMDEGLTQFDQSQSMADFFKGFDDEARNQKGYLDLVEAGGEVEMMHHGDRFPNYPAYGVAAYYKPASVLVALRGVLGRETFHKAYTEYIRRWQYKHPSPYDFFDTFDNVSGQDLSWFWRTWFFETWKLDQAIDTVTTVGDSLEIGLQNRGRAPMPVKLVVTRTSGHADTLTVPVTVWLGGAKRTTVRVAKAPPVKSIEIDPGREFPDVDRDNQRWPR